In the Pseudobacteroides sp. genome, AAGTACTGTATCCGCTTGGGTCGTAGTAGTTTACAGGATTGTTTTGTACATAGCTGTAAAGGTTTAATCCATCGCCTCTATAAGTGTCTTCCTGCGTAAACCTTCCCACAACCGGGTTATAGAATCTCGCTCTAAGGTAGTATTGTCCTGTAACCTGATCATACTGTTCACCGGCATACCGGAATCTATTCTGCACTTTCTCAACAGCTTCAACTGTATTACCAAATGCATCATACTGGTACCGATTCACCACTGCACCAGTGCCGTCAACCAATGCAGTGACATCACCGTGGCCCTAATTAGGTAATATAGTGACACATTTTTTATAGCACTTTGTTATGGTGCTATGTTTATATAGAAGGAATTCATTTTTTATTAAAGTACATATCTTCACGAATTCTTAAAATAGTTTTTATAAAAATTACTACAAATGCCAGTGAAAAAATAGCCATGACTATAAGTTTAGTATAAAATTGTACTTCATCGCCATCGACCAATGGAGGAACACCGTTTTGTAATTCTTTAAAAATATTGATAATACCACTAATTCCTATGAAGCCTGATATTAATAAAATAACTATTCTTTTAACTGTCATGAAATCAATCTCCAATCTATAAAATTATGTTACTTGGTCTTTACAAAGAAATCATCAGCTGATTATATTGAATTCATAAACAATTTCAACGATACTTCCAAAGGCACATTTATTCTTCTCTTTCAAATCAAAATTGTTCTTTTTAGCGTAGCTCTTAAACAAGCTTTGACTGATAGCGTTACTATCAGAGATTGAAAGCTCTATCTTTTTAAATTTAAACTCTTTGGCTTTTTTTATTAAGGCATCCAATAGTAAAACTGATATTCCTTTACCCCTGTAATCACTATGTACGCATATCTGCCAAATAAATATAGAACCTCTATCAATGCTC is a window encoding:
- a CDS encoding GNAT family N-acetyltransferase; translated protein: MEVRNIQEGDSAAVLELIEKCGPYVAPYNVYAYWILENYSSSTCVVAEENNNIIGFVSGMPSIDRGSIFIWQICVHSDYRGKGISVLLLDALIKKAKEFKFKKIELSISDSNAISQSLFKSYAKKNNFDLKEKNKCAFGSIVEIVYEFNIIS